The Pimelobacter simplex genomic sequence CGCGCGGCCGGCCCCGACGCGGGCCTCGCCGTGCTCGCGGCGCTGCCGCCGGACGCGCTGCCCGACTCCCCGCTGGTGCCCAGCGTCCGCGGTGACCTGCTCGCGCGCGCCGGGCGGGCCGACGAGGCGGCGGCGGAGTTCGCCGAGGCGGCCCGTCGTACCCGCAACGCGGGCGAGCGGGCGCTGCTGGAGCAGCGCGCCGCCGCCGGCCGGCTGACGTAGGGTTCGAGCGTGCGGCAGGTCAAGGTCGTCAAGCAGCCTCCCTACGCGGTGGGATCGGTCGACAAGGCCCTGCGCGTGATCATGCTGCTCCAGGAGCGCGACAGCGTCCGGCTCGCCGACGTCGCCGAGCTGCTCGGCACGTCGCCCTCGACGGCCCACCGGATCATCTCGACGCTCGTCTACCGCGGGTTCGCCGAGCAGGACGCCTCGCACCGCTACCGCCTCGGCCCGCGGCTGCTGGGCGCGCGGCGCGAGGCCGACCACCTCGACGACCTGCTCCAGCGGCACCTGACGACGCTGCGCGAGGAGACCGGCGCGACCGTGAGCGCGATGGCGCTGGAGGGCCGTGCCGTGCGCATCCTGCGCACCGTGGTCGCCACCCGCGGCGACCACATCTCCGAGCGCACCGGTACGACGCTCCCCGCGGTCGAGGCCTCGTCCGGCAAGGCCCTGCTCGCCCAGCTCGCGCGCGCCGACCTGCACGCCCTGCTGACCGGGCACCACGCCGCCCGCCAGGGGGAGAGCATGACGCCGGCCCGACTCGAGGCGCTCGAGGCCGAGCTCGCCCGGGTCCGCGACGAGGGCGTCGCCTACAACCTGCGCCGCACCGAGGCGGACCTGGTCGCGGTCGGCTGCGCCGTGCCCACGCGCACCCGAGCACCCTGGCTGGGGCTCGCCGTCTCGCTGCCCGCGGCCGAGGCCGACGGCGTCCGCGACCGCCGGCTGCACGCGGCGCTCTGGGACACCGCCCTCCGGCTGGCCCGCGATCTCGACGCCGAGGCACCACTGGATTCTGCATGACGGAAGGTGCGGGAGCCCGACCCGAGGCGTCCGTACGTTCCACCGCATGGCTGACCCCGCACTGCACTACATCAACGGCGAGCTCGTCGGCTCGGCCGCGAGCGGCACGGCGACCGATCCCGCCACCGGCGCCCCGATCGGCACCTTCGCCGACGGCGGCGCCGACGACGCGGCCGCCGCCGTCGCCGCGGCCCGCGCGGCCTTCGACCGCACCGA encodes the following:
- a CDS encoding IclR family transcriptional regulator, with product MRQVKVVKQPPYAVGSVDKALRVIMLLQERDSVRLADVAELLGTSPSTAHRIISTLVYRGFAEQDASHRYRLGPRLLGARREADHLDDLLQRHLTTLREETGATVSAMALEGRAVRILRTVVATRGDHISERTGTTLPAVEASSGKALLAQLARADLHALLTGHHAARQGESMTPARLEALEAELARVRDEGVAYNLRRTEADLVAVGCAVPTRTRAPWLGLAVSLPAAEADGVRDRRLHAALWDTALRLARDLDAEAPLDSA